One region of Glycine max cultivar Williams 82 chromosome 9, Glycine_max_v4.0, whole genome shotgun sequence genomic DNA includes:
- the LOC100820133 gene encoding uncharacterized protein isoform X2: MAEEFSKSVEEGLRLSKRIYFGNDRAVSPPKPPPSMSKSHTACLPTAPMLYAVIHDPAIVDNPDVPSYQPYVHGQCDPPALIPLHMIGNVHLQAHCYVNAVAFVTVSGSWRLHCVSGSRTCDCIVALPVPPQGSILGVEVSVHRKSYSTQLVDMKDNNGKENMIRAQDGGFVGLNLFTLRIPQIDGGSNLSVKISWYQKILYSNDVFCLNVPFNFPDFVNPVGKKMEKKEKIEIIMNAITGSEILCKTMSHPLKKVRHNAGSMGFSYESDVLSWSKTDFSFSYAVPDSSSHISGGVLLESPSVDDFDQREMFCMYLSPGNLQGRKIFRKDIVFVIDISGSMRGKLIDHTKNALSAALSKLNPHDSFSIIAFNGEIYQFSKSMELASKDAVERAIEWINMNFIAGGDTNILHPLNTAIEMLSDAQSSVPIIFLVTDGTVEDERQICDMMKNHMTNGESISPRIYTFGIGSFCNHYFLRMLSMIGRGQHVAALDVDLIEPQMLKLFDKASSLVLANITMDIFNDVDEVEVCPSHIPDLSSDGPLLLCGRYKGSFPKDLEIKGVLPDFSNFVIDLKIQEAKGIPVQRVAKLSLQTGFTSEYTSMTILEIDLRKKAKESDGKKVSKKSNPQSGAKEQEQRVILLPPLGIGFGNLTATAENIQPGSEETKGPDGAEIFVKAATNCCGTCCNYCCCMCCIQAFTRINNQCAIAFTQLCVGLGCFSCINCCADICCSGNEN; this comes from the exons ATGGCGGAGGAATTCTCCAAGTCCGTGGAGGAGGGGCTGCGGCTCTCCAAGCGCATATACTTCGGCAACGACAGGGCCGTGTCGCCGCCGAAGCCGCCGCCGAGCATGTCAAAGTCCCACACCGCCTGCCTCCCCACGGCGCCCATGCTCTACGCCGTCATTCACGACCCTGCCATTGTCGACAACCCCGACGTTCCCAGCTACCAGCCCTACGTGCATGGACAGTGTGACCCCCCGGCGCTCATTCCCCTCCACATGATTGGAAATGTTCACCTTCAAGCACATTGCTACGTCAATGCCGTCGCGTTCGTCACCGTCTCCGGCTCGTGGAGACTCCACTGCGTCTCCGGCAGCCGCACCTGCGATTGCATCGTTGCCCTGCCCGTGCCACCTCAG GGTTCAATTCTAGGTGTGGAGGTTAGCGTTCATAGGAAGTCTTATTCTACTCAGCTAGTTGATATGAAAGACAACAATGGTAAGGAGAATATGATCCGAGCTCAAGATGGAGGCTTTGTCGGGCTGAATTTGTTTACTTTGCGTATACCACAG ATCGATGGAGGTTCCAATTTATCTGTTAAAATTAGTTGGTACCAGAAGATACTATACAGCAATGATGTGTTCTGCTTGAATGTGCCGTTTAACTTTCCAGATTTTGTCAACCCTGTTgggaagaaaatggaaaaaaaagaaaagatagaaaTAATTATGAATGCTATAACTGGAAGTGAGATTCTATGCAAGACAATGAGTCATCCCCTGAAG AAAGTGAGGCATAATGCTGGGAGTATGGGTTTCTCGTATGAGTCAGATGTTCTCTCATGGTCAAAAACTGATTTCAGCTTTTCATATGCTGTGCCT GATTCTTCAAGTCATATAAGTGGTGgtgttcttttggaatctccaTCGGTGGATGATTTTGATCAACGAGAGATGTTCTGCATGTACCTTTCTCCTGGAAATCTTCAGGGTAGGAAG ATATTCAGAAAGGACATCGTGTTCGTGATTGACATAAGTGGAAGCATGCGGGGAAAGCTAATCGATCATACAAAGAATGCACTATCGGCTGCTCTCTCTAAGCTCAATCCTCATGATTCATTTAGTATTATAGCATTCAATGGAGAGATATatcaattttcaaaatcaatggAATTGGCTTCAAAGGATGCTGTTGAAAGGGCCATCGAGTGGATTAACATGAATTTTATTGCAGGGGGTGATACAAATATTTTGCATCCCTTAAACACG GCAATAGAGATGCTATCTGATGCTCAaagttcagttccaattattttcctAGTTACAGATGGAACTGTTGAAGATGAGAGACAAATTTGTGATATGATGAAGAATCATATGACCAATGGAGAGTCAATATCCCCCCGAATTTACACTTTTGGCATAG GTTCATTCTGCAATCATTATTTCTTGCGGATGCTTTCTATGATTGGTCGGGGCCAACATGTTGCAGCATTGGATGTAG ATTTGATCGAGCCTCAGATGCTGAAATTGTTTGACAAAGCTTCATCTCTTGTTCTTGCAAATATCACAATGGACATATTCAATGATGTGGATGAAGTTGAG GTGTGCCCCTCTCACATTCCAGATCTTTCCTCAGATGGTCCATTGCTTTTATGTGGAAGATATAAGGGAAGTTTTCCCAAAGATCTTGAAATTAAAGGTGTCTTGCCTGATTTCAGTAATTTTGTGATAGATCTGAAGATTCAAGAGGCTAAGGGCATACCTGTACAAAGG GTTGCCAAACTAAGTTTACAAACTGGCTTTACATCGGAGTACACGAGTATGACAATTCTTGAGATTGATCTTCGAAAGAAAGCCAAGGAATCAGATGGAAAGAAA GTGTCAAAAAAGAGCAATCCTCAGAGTGGAGCAAAAGAACAAGAGCAGAGAGTTATTTTGCTCCCTCCCCTAGGTATAGGATTTGGCAACTTAACTGCAACTGCTGAAAACATTCAACCAGGATCTGAAGAAACAAAAGGGCCTGATGGGGCTGAAATCTTTGTTAAGGCTGCCACAAATTGTTGTGGCACCTGCTGCAATTACTGCTGTTGCATGTGCTGCATCCAGGCCTTTACCCGGATAAACAACCAATGTGCAATTGCATTTACTCAACTTTGTGTTGGCTTAGGATGCTTCAGCTGCATCAACTGTTGTGCAGATATATGTTGTTCTGGAAATGAAAACTGA
- the LOC100820133 gene encoding uncharacterized protein isoform X1: MAEEFSKSVEEGLRLSKRIYFGNDRAVSPPKPPPSMSKSHTACLPTAPMLYAVIHDPAIVDNPDVPSYQPYVHGQCDPPALIPLHMIGNVHLQAHCYVNAVAFVTVSGSWRLHCVSGSRTCDCIVALPVPPQGSILGVEVSVHRKSYSTQLVDMKDNNGKENMIRAQDGGFVGLNLFTLRIPQIDGGSNLSVKISWYQKILYSNDVFCLNVPFNFPDFVNPVGKKMEKKEKIEIIMNAITGSEILCKTMSHPLKKVRHNAGSMGFSYESDVLSWSKTDFSFSYAVPDSSSHISGGVLLESPSVDDFDQREMFCMYLSPGNLQGRKIFRKDIVFVIDISGSMRGKLIDHTKNALSAALSKLNPHDSFSIIAFNGEIYQFSKSMELASKDAVERAIEWINMNFIAGGDTNILHPLNTAIEMLSDAQSSVPIIFLVTDGTVEDERQICDMMKNHMTNGESISPRIYTFGIGSFCNHYFLRMLSMIGRGQHVAALDVDLIEPQMLKLFDKASSLVLANITMDIFNDVDEVEVCPSHIPDLSSDGPLLLCGRYKGSFPKDLEIKGVLPDFSNFVIDLKIQEAKGIPVQRICARDQIEYLTAQAWLSKDEKLEQMVAKLSLQTGFTSEYTSMTILEIDLRKKAKESDGKKVSKKSNPQSGAKEQEQRVILLPPLGIGFGNLTATAENIQPGSEETKGPDGAEIFVKAATNCCGTCCNYCCCMCCIQAFTRINNQCAIAFTQLCVGLGCFSCINCCADICCSGNEN, encoded by the exons ATGGCGGAGGAATTCTCCAAGTCCGTGGAGGAGGGGCTGCGGCTCTCCAAGCGCATATACTTCGGCAACGACAGGGCCGTGTCGCCGCCGAAGCCGCCGCCGAGCATGTCAAAGTCCCACACCGCCTGCCTCCCCACGGCGCCCATGCTCTACGCCGTCATTCACGACCCTGCCATTGTCGACAACCCCGACGTTCCCAGCTACCAGCCCTACGTGCATGGACAGTGTGACCCCCCGGCGCTCATTCCCCTCCACATGATTGGAAATGTTCACCTTCAAGCACATTGCTACGTCAATGCCGTCGCGTTCGTCACCGTCTCCGGCTCGTGGAGACTCCACTGCGTCTCCGGCAGCCGCACCTGCGATTGCATCGTTGCCCTGCCCGTGCCACCTCAG GGTTCAATTCTAGGTGTGGAGGTTAGCGTTCATAGGAAGTCTTATTCTACTCAGCTAGTTGATATGAAAGACAACAATGGTAAGGAGAATATGATCCGAGCTCAAGATGGAGGCTTTGTCGGGCTGAATTTGTTTACTTTGCGTATACCACAG ATCGATGGAGGTTCCAATTTATCTGTTAAAATTAGTTGGTACCAGAAGATACTATACAGCAATGATGTGTTCTGCTTGAATGTGCCGTTTAACTTTCCAGATTTTGTCAACCCTGTTgggaagaaaatggaaaaaaaagaaaagatagaaaTAATTATGAATGCTATAACTGGAAGTGAGATTCTATGCAAGACAATGAGTCATCCCCTGAAG AAAGTGAGGCATAATGCTGGGAGTATGGGTTTCTCGTATGAGTCAGATGTTCTCTCATGGTCAAAAACTGATTTCAGCTTTTCATATGCTGTGCCT GATTCTTCAAGTCATATAAGTGGTGgtgttcttttggaatctccaTCGGTGGATGATTTTGATCAACGAGAGATGTTCTGCATGTACCTTTCTCCTGGAAATCTTCAGGGTAGGAAG ATATTCAGAAAGGACATCGTGTTCGTGATTGACATAAGTGGAAGCATGCGGGGAAAGCTAATCGATCATACAAAGAATGCACTATCGGCTGCTCTCTCTAAGCTCAATCCTCATGATTCATTTAGTATTATAGCATTCAATGGAGAGATATatcaattttcaaaatcaatggAATTGGCTTCAAAGGATGCTGTTGAAAGGGCCATCGAGTGGATTAACATGAATTTTATTGCAGGGGGTGATACAAATATTTTGCATCCCTTAAACACG GCAATAGAGATGCTATCTGATGCTCAaagttcagttccaattattttcctAGTTACAGATGGAACTGTTGAAGATGAGAGACAAATTTGTGATATGATGAAGAATCATATGACCAATGGAGAGTCAATATCCCCCCGAATTTACACTTTTGGCATAG GTTCATTCTGCAATCATTATTTCTTGCGGATGCTTTCTATGATTGGTCGGGGCCAACATGTTGCAGCATTGGATGTAG ATTTGATCGAGCCTCAGATGCTGAAATTGTTTGACAAAGCTTCATCTCTTGTTCTTGCAAATATCACAATGGACATATTCAATGATGTGGATGAAGTTGAG GTGTGCCCCTCTCACATTCCAGATCTTTCCTCAGATGGTCCATTGCTTTTATGTGGAAGATATAAGGGAAGTTTTCCCAAAGATCTTGAAATTAAAGGTGTCTTGCCTGATTTCAGTAATTTTGTGATAGATCTGAAGATTCAAGAGGCTAAGGGCATACCTGTACAAAGG ATTTGTGCAAGAGATCAAATAGAGTATCTTACTGCTCAAGCATGGCTctcaaaagatgaaaaattagaacaaatg GTTGCCAAACTAAGTTTACAAACTGGCTTTACATCGGAGTACACGAGTATGACAATTCTTGAGATTGATCTTCGAAAGAAAGCCAAGGAATCAGATGGAAAGAAA GTGTCAAAAAAGAGCAATCCTCAGAGTGGAGCAAAAGAACAAGAGCAGAGAGTTATTTTGCTCCCTCCCCTAGGTATAGGATTTGGCAACTTAACTGCAACTGCTGAAAACATTCAACCAGGATCTGAAGAAACAAAAGGGCCTGATGGGGCTGAAATCTTTGTTAAGGCTGCCACAAATTGTTGTGGCACCTGCTGCAATTACTGCTGTTGCATGTGCTGCATCCAGGCCTTTACCCGGATAAACAACCAATGTGCAATTGCATTTACTCAACTTTGTGTTGGCTTAGGATGCTTCAGCTGCATCAACTGTTGTGCAGATATATGTTGTTCTGGAAATGAAAACTGA